The DNA region GTCTAGAAAGCGACACCCCCTGAAAGAAATCATGTTTTCAATGGGAGCTGATAAATCGGAGAAATGTCGACTCGTCGCGATCGCCCTTCGATGAGTTGCACGCTATGCATGCGGCTCGCCAGTTCCTACGGTCCCAGAAGAGCGTGCGATCGCCGCGGTGTGGAGTCGCATGGTCTACGCAGCCAGCCGCGACGGTGAGCCCGCGTAGCTTGCAGTAGTGGCAGAGGGGATGCTCGCGAAGGAAGGCTTTGCTGGACCGCTGCCACTGGTAGTCGTAGCCGCGATCGAGTGCTGTGCCTCGGCTCTCTTGCTGTCGATGCTGAGCACATCGACCATATGCGACGAGGGTAGGGCAGCCGGGCTGTGAACACGGTCGGAGCGGCCTTGTTGGCACATCACGCGCTCATCGACTGCGGCTTGATGACGTGCGGCGTCGCGCCTACGCACTGTCCGTTGGTGCACTGTTCCATTGATCGACCGAGGCGCATTGGGTCGGGCACGTCGAAG from Gemmatimonadota bacterium includes:
- a CDS encoding HNH endonuclease, which produces MPTRPLRPCSQPGCPTLVAYGRCAQHRQQESRGTALDRGYDYQWQRSSKAFLREHPLCHYCKLRGLTVAAGCVDHATPHRGDRTLFWDRRNWRAACIACNSSKGDRDESTFLRFISSH